The DNA window CTCTCTCACCGtgccctcccgcccctcccccagggaCTCTGCGGGACTCAGCACCGGGCGCGGAGAAGCCCAGGCTGTTCGCAAACAGGCGTCCTTGCCTCCCTCCGGGATGTACGTGCGGGGCCCTGGGTAAGAGGCTGCGCTTTCCCGGGCCCGCGGCCAATCCAAAGGTTGCCAGCGACCCTGCCAGCCCCCGGCTCCACACACCCGGCCGCCCCGCTGCCCAGGCCGGAGCGAGGGCTTCCCGGCGTCGCGGGGCCTAGTCGCCCCCCACGCGCCTCCAGCTTCTCGGGGGACGCGAGGAGGAAGGGCTGAGCCGCCCGCCCCCCCACCAGCCGCGGGGTGGGGAGGCGGCCGCCGCGACCGGACGCCCCGTCCGCCCGGCCCGAGGACTTGCCGCCAGGGCCCTCCTGGGCGGCCGAAGGCCAGCGAGCCGGGGACCGCGCCGCACCACACTCACCTCGAGCAGCGGCCGCTGCCGCCTCAGCATGGCCGGGGGGGTAGTCCCTGAGCCGACAGCCTCCTCCGGAGGGCACCGGCCCGGCCCCAGGCGCCGCCGCGAAGCCTCCCACTCCTACAGGGGCTGCGGTCGCCGCTGTTGCTGAGGCCCGGCGCCCGCCAGACCGCATCGGGCTCCCCGGCCTCCGCAGCCACGCGGATCCCGCAGGAGCGCCGCCGAGCCGGGCCGGGGGCGCAAGGCTGCGGCGGGACGACCGAGGTGCTGCAGGCGGGGATCCTCCGCGAAGCCTCCAGCGTCGCCGTGGCCGCTCCTGCCGCCGGCGCCGCTGGGCCACAGCGCCCCCTGGACCCCACGCCCGGCTACGGCGCCGGGACTGCGGCGGCCGCCCGGGCACGAGCGGTAGGGAACGCGAGGGAGCGCGGCCTGAGGTTGGCGGGGGCCGGGTGCTCCCTGCGCCGCCCTCGGGTCCCCGGCCCGCCCCCCGAAGACGCCTCCCGGGACCCGGAAGCCCCTCGGTCCCCACCGAGCTTGATGCGtcctctccccacttcccaaTCTTCAGGCCCTGAGCATCTTTgcacctttcccttctctccagaaGGTACGTGAACAATCCTGGCACTCGGACCTTCACCTGAGAGCGGGAATGTGAGGCGGTCTTCTCGTTTTCATCTCTCTTGATTCAAGGGGGATCCCTCCTAATCCCTTCAGTGTGTCTGGATATAAGAAGTGACCCAGAAtcaacctccctcccccccccaccaccccacccccacccagtccTCTCCCAAAACAGACGAAGGAATTGTCTTTGACCTTAATTTATTTTGGATCTAGTGGCAGATCATCTGAGGAATTTCCTTCAGATTCCAAACCCTTAACCCCCAACCTCCCCCAcaatagaaaaacaataatatCCAGAGCAAGAGAAGAGTTAACCAATGAGTTGTCTGGAAATTCATAAGTAACTTACAGGTAAGAGAAGAATTATCCATCTATTCTAACTAACCTACTCCCCCGCCTCCGTCTCTACTCTTCCTCCCGCAACCCCTGCCAAATCCCAGGTGAAGTTTTGTAGGAAGGAAATTGTTACACAGCCAGGACTGTGGAAGGGCTGTGGAATTGTTCTGTTTGCAGACACCTCACATTCGATCCCACTCAAAGTCTAGGGTGCAAACATcagaaccaaaaacaaaacaaacgaaAAAACTACCAGAGGGAAAATAGGGAAACTGAGAAATTCTTTAAATCCTCTGGTCCCCAATTTTTCCAAATAGATCATTTTGTCATAAAGTGGTATAGTGGAACAAGTAGGGACTTTGATGGCAGACAGGTCCTGATCCTGCCCATTGCAGTTCTGTCACGTGTAACTTTATGACCCTGGACGAATTATATAATGTTTCAGAAACTTGGTTTTCTGATGCCTACCTTGctggttgttgtgaagattagacAGAATTTATGTACAGGAACTAGCCCATGaaagatactcaataaatgttagttcctACTATGATTGGTTCCAAAACACCTTTGCAGTCTTTCTTGGGTGTATAAAAAAAAAGGTGCAACATTCTTGGACTGTGTAAAATCTCCCTAAATTTCACTGTTGAACTTATATAACATCCCTCCACAGAAGGCTAATAGAGCCAGTATACTGGATCCTATGATGTTCTGTTGCATGGCAGATATCAGCATAAAACCAGTATATTTTTCTGTatgaaaaaagaattataaggCAGTCTCACCTTACCTTAGGTTATGTCCTAAGAATAATAAATCTTAATGAGAAAATTATATAAGGTCTCTGGGAACTTTCAAATAATAATTGAGCAGCCACCTCAGAGAAAATATAACCTAACAGCTCTCTTCCAATCAATGAAAGCTGTTCCAGCATGTGCCTTTGCCACCTACTTCTGAGTCACATTGCAAAAAAGTCACTATCCCCTTTTTATAACAagagaaactggggctcagaaggAAAGTGTGATTCATTCTCACAGCAGCTCTACGAATTAAGTACTACACTACCACCATTTTACATGTGAAATACATCCAGTGTAAGGAAAAGTTGGAAGTAGACCCCGAAATTCCTTCTTCAAGCATCATCTGATGCTCTAACAGTCTTTTCTGCAATATTCTGAAAATGCTGTAAGGCTACGACAGTTGCTAAAACTTTTCAATCTAGAGAAACGGGCTCTTTGATTAAGATTAGTTTGGCAACCTAACATTAGCACTGTGCTTTTCAAGCCTAGTTCACTACCACCAGCAGGAAATCTGCATTTGTTTATGAATAATCATGCTACACAGGGTGTAGCTACTACGTGAAGATGATTCATTTGTTCCCAGGACCAATTTCCTCTTGCTTCAcactttctccccttctattcAAATTATGTTGCTCAAAGAGGCTGCCTTGATCGTCACTACCATTTCTCTGATTATAGTAGTCCATTTTTAATCCTTTCATCTACACTTTTATTCCATGGTTTCAGTGCTTCCTACCCAATCTGCTCTCTGCTTCTGAAATGTCTTTCATCTGTTCTCTTCTCTACTGTaaatctctttcattttaatCTACATTGACCTGCTGTCAATTGATTTGGTTACCCTACCCTCAGTTTTTTCACTGATTCCCACTCCTATCCAATAACAGTAAAATACCTCCTTATTCCCAGCCTGGTAAACACACTTTTGCTTTTATACCACATACATCCTATAGAAAGCCCATATTTCTAAGAATGGTTTCTTCAAGTGAGTTTAAAGTATAGCGCCCCAAACAAAATTTTCTTTGCTCcttaaaatttgttctttaaaattcagtccttttatttgtcaattataggctgagaaaagaaaattcagaacaaAAAGATACTCATTTTCTGGCTTGGTGAATGGCATAGGAATCGTCATTAACTTTTGTGTCTCTGTCCTGGACAATTGGTCACTACACATGATAAAttatgcttctttttctttttaactttaattttttcaccatgtggcatgaggaatcttcGTTCCCtgagcaaggatcaaacccacaccctctgcactgAACCACGGGGGACGTCCCTCTATCTGTTACTTAATCATTGACTTTCTCTCCTTATCTCCATTTCCACTTCTGTAGATGCACTGAAtacaaagaaagaagggaaggaagaaggaggaattAATATTACATTTGTGTACAGGAGTATTACTgtataaatgtctgtttaaagaGCACAAAATCTCTTCCGTGTTTTTGATAATCGTTGTGCTTTCCAATTTATAAGTACTCATTACTACACTGTCAATATCTGTCTGCTTGTATGTTTTCCCTATCAGATTGTGaatgtttcattcatttctgtgttcCCACAACCAGTCAGCACAGAGTACATCTCAGGGGATATTGTTctgtccagtcatgtctgactctgtgatcccaagaactgcagcacaccaggcttctctgtccagggttCAACCCAAAATTCAGAGTTACTTGTTACCAAACAGGAGAGCCCTAGAAGAAACCAGAAGTCAGGTCAGTAAAgcaacacaaaagagaaaattgggAACATTTGGGTTATGTCACTTGGGTCATTTCAAAAGGAGCAAAGCAGTTCCCACTTTCCGAATAAGTACATTAAGGAAGTAATCAAATATGTGAAGAAAGATATGTGCAAAAAGATATTTAGTATAGATTTTACTGTAGGTTTATGACACGAAAATGTAAGGAAAACCTTAAATGAATTACAGTATCTCAATACAAATATCATGCATCTACTAATtgcatttttgaagagttttaaaagacatttaatacTGCTTATGATTCAATATCaaataaagtgttaaaaaaagaCCATTGATGATGCCaatcatttttctatatatttctgaAACATATAGTATTTAGAAGAAGTAATACAAAATGTATgtttgtgagattttttttaactttttgttttgaaataattttatgtttaaagaaaagttgcaaaaatactACCAAAAAAGATCCCATATATCTTTCACccttgtgctgtgctatgctttgttggtcagtcgtgtccgactctttgcgaccccatggactgtaccccgccaggctcctctgtccatggggatactccaggcaagaatactggagtgggttgccatgccctccttcagggggtcttcccaacccaggaatcgaacccaggtctcttatggctccttcattagcaggcaggttctttaccactaaggccatctgggaagccctagtagCATACGGGGTCTTTTAggggcagcatgtgggatctaatttcctaaccaggtattgaaccctggccccctgcattgggagcatgtaatcttaaccactgaaccacaagtcCCTGCCTTGGGTTTtggttctatatattttattgtgcATGGGTTCTAAGTTgatttagtcatgtctggctctttgctaccctatggactgtggcctgccaggcttctctctccatgggattctccaggcaagaatactggagtgggttgctatgccttccgccagggtatcttctcaatccagggatcaaacccaggacttcaATTCTCATATTCTACAGAAAGatggatataaatatatttaaagtaagtattataattattttctgatccatttattcctaaatattttaagtgtatttCCCCAAAATAGTACAGATATCACAATACaattatcaaaatcagaaaatattgatACAACACTGTGACTTAATCTATGACTCTATTCAAATTTTGCCAGTTGTCCCACTAGTattctttatagaaaaataaaatactttttttctggcCCAGGATTCAGTACAGGATCACACATTATAATTAGtgtcaaatttttttaatattctttcatctGGAACTATTTAtcagtctttgttttttatgACCTTGACATTTTTACAGAATATATGCGATTTATTTTGTAAAGTATCCCTCAATTTTAGCttgctatttcttcttgattagaTTCAGATTATGCATTTTTGGCAGGAGTACTATAGAACTGATGTTGTGTCCTTCTCAATGCATCATGTCAGAAGTCATATGCTAACTGTACATCCCATCACTGGTAGTAATAGCAGTTTTGTTCACTTACTACCTTTCcctcctaagaaatctatatgcaggtcaagaagcaacagtgagaactagacatggaacaagaggctggttcaaaactgggaaaggagtacgtcaagactatattgtcaccctgcttatttaacttatatgcagagtacaccatgcgaaatgctaggctgaatgaagcacaagctggaatcaagattgcagggagaaatatcaataacctcagatacgcatatgacaccacccttataaagtgaaagagtgaaaacgctggcttaaaactcaacattcaataaacaaagatcatggcatctggtcccatcacttcatgacaaatagatggggaaataatggaaacagttacagactttattttcttgggctccaaaatcactgcagagaatGACttcagccatgcaattaaaagatgcttactccttggaagaaaagctatgaccaaactggagagcatattaaaaagcagggacattactttgctgacaaacatccatctagttaaagctatggtgttgccagtagtcatgtatggatgtgagagttggaccataaagaaagctgagcgccaaagaattgatgcttttgaattgtgatgttagagaagactcttgagagtcccttggaaagcaaggcgatcaaaccagtcaatcctaaaggaaatcagtcctgaatattcattggaaggactgatgctgaagctgaagctccaatactttggcctcctgatgcaaagaactgactcactgggaaagactgatgctgggaaagattgaaggcaggaggagaagggaacctcagagagtgagatggttggatggcatcacagacttgatggccatgagtttgagcaagcttgggagttggtgatggacagggaagcctggcatgctgcagtccatggggtcgcaaatagtcatcagacacaactgagcaactgaactgatgactacTGATGATCACTTGATTGATTAAGATGGTATCTTCCAGGTTTATCCAGCGTCAGTAACTATTTTGttctttgtaattaataaatatcttttagaGAGATTACAAATTTTAAGATGTGTTGATAACTCTTGCTTGAAACAGTTATTAATTTAATCGTTGCCAAATTTCTAATTCCATCATTTTCATTCCcagtacatttttttaatttgcatatttacAGTATGGGCAAGCTTTTTGCTTCTCCCCCATTTATCAATCAAATTGTTGGTTTATATCAGAATAAGctcatcaatttttattttactctgaaTTTTATAATCATTACCTTCACTGTTTATTTtgatggaaaaattatttcagatttgGTTGGCTTCTGTGTTCGTTTATCATCTTTCCATCGTCTTCTAAGCATTTACTTTACTTTCTGGCACTATAACCCAGTCTGGCCGTGGGCTTTCCTAGTCCCAGCCCTGGAAACACCCATTTCCTCTAAAAACCTTAGTTCTATTTAGTGAAGGAAGGTATTTAGAAATTAAGAATCTAGGTGGTAGGTATGCTCACTGCCACTATGATGCCATTGCTTCTAGGCTCTCTCAGTAAGTAGAGCTAgagaacacacaaacacacccactCCGCTTTTACTtgaacctcatttttattttaaagaacagatTAACTCTGGTATTCAGACTTGGGAATTTGGCAGTCATTTTCTAGAAAATGGCTGAAGTGAGCTtgtcacttcaaggaaaggaaCTAACAGTGTTTGTTGCCAAGGATAAAATTCAAGCTTTCTACTAACATAAACTTGACAGCTTCCCAAACTTTTCTGAAGAGATGGGTGATTATTAACAAATGTtgtagagttttttttaattgtgtaatGAAATATGTCAACATTTGAAAGGTCTACATAACTCAGTgtactagtatttttttttcagatgaccAATGCATGATGTTACAAATGCATATGTGGGTAAAATATCCCTTTAAAGTGTAATATAGaccaaaaaattttaatggaaacgAATGCAAAAAGTTAGTTGATATGGTTTCAGATTCCATATTGTAGCTAACCATTAAGAAATTAGTACTTGtcgggactttgctggtggtccagtggctaagacttcaggctcccaatgcagagggcccaggtttgatccctgatcagggaactagatcccacatgctac is part of the Odocoileus virginianus isolate 20LAN1187 ecotype Illinois chromosome 5, Ovbor_1.2, whole genome shotgun sequence genome and encodes:
- the LOC139035091 gene encoding uncharacterized protein, translated to MEAFGNAKTLRNDNSSRFGKFIRIHFGPSGKLASADIDSYLLEKSRVIFQLPGERGYHVYYQILSGKKPELQDMLLLSMNPYDYHFCSQGVITMDNMDDGEEPRDENEKTASHSRSQVKVRVPGLFTYLLERRERCKDAQGLKIGKWGEDASSSVGTEGLPGPGRRLRGAGRGPEGGAGSTRPPPTSGRAPSRSLPLVPGRPPQSRRRSRAWGPGGAVAQRRRRQERPRRRWRLRGGSPPAAPRSSRRSLAPPARLGGAPAGSAWLRRPGSPMRSGGRRASATAATAAPVGVGGFAAAPGAGPVPSGGGCRLRDYPPGHAEAAAAAARGSNRAY